One stretch of Miscanthus floridulus cultivar M001 chromosome 18, ASM1932011v1, whole genome shotgun sequence DNA includes these proteins:
- the LOC136524562 gene encoding uncharacterized protein produces MSIAAATQKVQNQHLKRSLGLNKMSATASYGSSNPQCGSQASQVQSDSVPISGSPQLELTNDSLPIEIDDDDEEEEIIAGSKRKLKSAVWNEFTKVQIGSSEYAKCNHCGKKLSGLSRNGTNHLKHHLKTCVLKKIKLNGQTMVQAGLRFDRTEAGTISVENYTFD; encoded by the exons ATGAGCATAGCTGCAGCTACTCAGAAAGTGCAAAATCAGCACCTCAAACGCAGCCTTGG ACTGAACAAGATGTCAGCTACTGCTAGTTATGGGAGCAGCAACCCGCAATGTGGGTCACAAGCATCACAAGTGCAATCAGATTCAGTTCCAATCTCTGGATCACCTCAGCTTGAATTGACCAATGATTCACTGCCAATTGAgatagatgatgatgatgaagaggaagagATCATTGCTGGTTCTAAGAGGAAGCTCAAATCTGCCGTTTGGAATGAGTTCACAAAAGTGCAGATTGGCAGCAGTGAATATGCAAAATGTAACCATTGTGGGAAGAAACTTTCTGGGTTGTCCAGAAATGGGACTAACCATTTGAAGCATCACTTGAAGACTTGTGTGCTAAAGAAGATCAAGCTTAATGGGCAGACAATGGTACAAGCTGGTTTGAGATTTGATAGGACAGAGGCAGGCACAATTTCAGTGGAGAACTACACCTTTGACTAA